The following nucleotide sequence is from Oenanthe melanoleuca isolate GR-GAL-2019-014 chromosome 5, OMel1.0, whole genome shotgun sequence.
tttgaagTGATATTAGAAAAATCTTTAGATCAATGATTAGTTGGAGTTGCCTGTCTGGGAGAGTAGGCCCTGGTATGGAGCTGTGAGGTAGTAAAACTGCTgttctttttccatttgtaaAGAAGTGCTAAGCgtcctttttcttttgagtaGAAGTGGGTACTGGCTGTAATATGCACCCAGCTGTCTGGGACTGCTAATTTAGGCAGGTGTCCAAGCTTCATAAAATGCAAGTACTGGATGAATTGTTAGTAGAGATGGAGGACCTGGAACACATGTGTGCACAGGTAATGTTCTTAGGAATAAAGCTGAGAGCATTGCTATGGTTTCTCAATTGAACAGTGTTTGGCAGAGTTACAGAGGCAACTGTAATGTTCCTCAGCAGTGTGGCTCTAATGAACAAGAATTTTTGATTGGTCAGTAGAAGTTCCAAATCTGATTTAGCAAATGCCTTTGGAAGGTAGTCTTTTTTTGGCAGAATGGTATTAATTTAGAAAAGCATGCTTTGTGTGTGCTTAACTTCATTGGGTCTGGGAAATCTAGCTGAGAGGACTGCAGAAGTTAGAGAAAGCTGAGTCCAGAAGAATGAGATCTTGCACTGTTGTGAGTTTCTACTGGCAGCCAAGGCTAATGGAATTACGTCTGGAGCAGTTCACTTGACTACTAGTAGCTCTAGTGTACTCTGAAAAGCCTGGTTTCAGATATGCCTCAGTTTCTGAGGCAAATCATTTGCTTGCAGTAGGACAGGATTTTAAAGCTGATGATTTTCTATCTGTAAAGCAGACAttggtttttctctccttaTTAGTGTGTGCCTAAGGTGCAAATAAAGTACCTTGAAGGAAAACATTAACAAGAGATAATAGAAATATTGCAGTTTCTGCTGCTATGACTGAAATTCAGCAACGAGTACGCAATGTTCAGCCAGAGCTTTAAGCTGatcctgcatttttcttcttttccttcccacagtTATACCACTGGCTGACTACTATATTATTGCTGGAGTGATTTATCAAGCACCTGACTTAGGGTCTGTCATTAACTCCAGAGTTGTAAGTGTTCTGTGCGTTTGATGTATACTGGTTTATATCTGTGTTTACTTTTGATTGTCCCCCAGGCTGTTTAAATCTCTCCTTCACTATTTTGAGGAAAGATCTTGTGTAGTAACAGTGCAGTAACTTAAAACAGATCTCACTGTTAATATTGTGTGCATCCCACATGAAAATGGAAGATCTTGTGAGAATGCAGTATTGCCCAGAAACTAGGATACATTGTTTAAGGATGAAGGATCAGAATAACTGAAGCTACACTAATTGGCAGAACAGCATGAAATTTGAataatcaaaatttaaaaaaattatttgacaaATACGTATGAAATAGTAATTAAATGCATAATCAGGGAAGCTTGCTTTGGAACATTAATATTAAGCtaatgtaatatttatttttaaatgaggcTAATGTTTTAATGTAATGTGGTATTTCTTCTTAAGTTGGATGCTCAAGTTTGTTTTGATTCCTTCTGTTCTTGTAAGCTGTTGCTTTTGCAAGTTTTTCTATCAGTTTAGAAAAGCACTTCAGaagagccttgtgagagcctgtTAAAGCAATTACATTCTCAGTCCAAAACTGCATGTTCCAAGTTCCCTTCCCAGGACAAAAATGAATATAGaatactaattaaaaaataacctaatttcaaaattgtatgTTGTGTTTTCTGCTTGAGTTCTGAACACTTGCTTGCATTCTTGTTCTGAAAGCTCACTGCAGTGCATGGAATTCAGTCTGCTTTTGAAGAAGCTATGTCCTACTGTCGCTATCACCCATCCAAGGGCTACTGGTGGCATTTCAAAGATCAAGAAGAACGAGGTATGATTGCTAGTTTCTTCTGCATGGTTTGGGAGAGGAAAGACATGTAGGGAGAATGCACAATGCACAGTGATGGAGAGGTGAGATGAAGTGGCTGAAGGGTAAGTTTGGGCTCTCTACCAGATGAAAGGAATCTTGCCTTTCTGTGCTGATGGGAATGAACATCGAGGCATTGGGTGGGAGATGACAATAATGAACTGTGTGTCAACAAAGCGGGCAACTCTTCAACGCACTGGGGaccaaaacacattttcagaagcCAAACCAGTTTATCTGGAGGTCTTATCATCCTTAATCTGTCTTCCACCAAGAAAAACCACCTATGTCGGTAAGAAAATCAGGTGAAGTTCAAAGGAGAGACAAATAATCATACAACAAAGAGCTgctaagagaaaataaattttaatacaTCTTTCTCTAATATTTCTGTGACTTGCAGAGAAAGCTAAACcaaaagccaagaaaaaagaagaacCAAGCTCTATTTTCCAAAGGCAACGGGTAGATGCTTTACTTTTAGACCTAAGACAGAAGTTTCCACCCAGATTTGTTCAGGTATGACACTCAAAAGCTGCAATTTTACTGTAACTTAGAACTTAAAACATAATCATTAGTATTTAAACAGCTGAAACTGAATGGGAATTTAGTGTATCTCTGCAATTGTAACATGGATTAGATAATAAGCTTGACATGGAAGGCTTATATTAGAGTGTAGGCTCTCCCTTTGTAATCACTGGAGTCATTAAGACCTTGGCAAAACTGTGAGAGTGAATTTTATTATACACCTTCCTTATCTGATCACAGAGGGTCTGTTCTCAGCTATCAGATGTTGCTTCTGCTTCCAGTTTCCTACTTTGTGAACTCAATCAAGCCATCACAGGATTTTGTTCCGGAGACTCGTTAGTTGCATGGAAATTCTTGGCATTCTGTGAAGTTGTTGTGATTACTTCTGATTGTCTTTGGTAGCCATTTTTTCCACCAGGTCTTCTGCTTGGGAGCAAAGGAAATTATGTTTACAGCATCTCACAAAAGTGCTCCTCAGCCAGTCCTGGGAAAGACTGGCTAATTGCATATTTTTGTCTTTagtgttttcagttttcagaggaaaaactgGATGTTATAAAATGCTAACTGGATTTTGTTTAAAGTGCATTTAATGACCCATTCTACCCTCACCTCTTACATATAAGAGTGCTTACTTGCATTTTATTCCTAAATTAATGGCAGGAAGGGTTGAGAATTACAACTTTGGTTCCACTGatgtgttggctttttttttttcccccacagcaAAAGCCTGGAGAAAAGCCTATCCCAGGTAAAACTGTAATATTCTCACAAGACTTAAGAATAGACTGTGTATGCAGTATCTTTCAATTGCCTTGTAagttcttgctgctgcttctgtgagGTGGTTTGGAATTCTGGCATTACCTAATTGTGCAAAGTAATGGGTAAGAGTGCAGACTTTGAGTCGATCATAGGCACCTCCAAACATAAAAGGCATGAACTGTAAAACTTCAGTCTCTTCCACCCTTTAACTGATAAAAGTATGAatttattctctgctttttattcttGCACCTTTCAAATGAATGTTGCCCTTTGACATTAGCAGTGTTTTCTACATACTCTGAAGCATGTGTTAGGAATGAAAATCAGAGGTTTAACTTTCTTTTGCTGTTACATCTTTAGTGGATCAAATCAAGAAGGAACCTGAACCAGTCCCTGAAGCTGTCAagccagaggaaaaagagaCTGTAAAGAATGCTCAGAGTGCTGGTGCTAAAGGACCACCTGAAAAACGAATGAGACTCCAATGAAAGGAGAAGCTATTACACATCTGGATTAGTCAGTACCTGGAAAACAGAAGGTTCTTGCTCccttttctttatatttaagCTCTTCCACTAGGACGGACAGTTCAGAGACTGAGATCCCTGTAACGCCTTTTTCTGTAAAAACCTCTCATGCAAATGTAATGTGAGCTGCCTCCAAGGAGGTGTTTTCAGTCTTCATCTTATTTTGAATGCTGGCTTCTGAGAATGGTTTTTACATGGACATGTTCAGCAGCCTCCTGAAGTCTTTACAAACTCTTGCATCATTTGTGTCTAGGTTTCCTATGTAAAAAGccaaattttatatataaaaaggAAGTGGAATTCTTGGCAAATAAAactcctggctgctggaatgCCTTTCTTAAATGTATACTTTGTTAGTAGCAAATATGTCATATGTgctgacagctttttttttttttttttcgcttGGACATTGGAATATATTGTGTTCTATTCTGAGCAGAAATTGCTATGCCTCTAGTTTCTTTGGgataaagataaaatatttcataactgGACCCCCAATCCATGTACTTAGATGTCAGAATGAACACTGGTTTTACTTAAAGGTTAAGCTGATAGTTTATTACAGAAGTTAGTGTTTTGGGAGAGAGATTTATGACATAAAACAGGCTAAAATTTCTTGATGTTGCACATTCAGGTATGCTCtttatatttctaatttttcacTGTAACTCAAATATATCAGTCACATCTcttcctctgtgctcctggcacTTCCTTGCTCCTGCATTAGACATGTGTCTTTTAGACTTTCACAAGTGGGACAGTGGAAAAGAAACATCACTGCTTATTTAAGCATATCGctaacataaatatttttctttaatcagaAAAATTAGAAGTCATCTcttgaaaagaaattactattagtttggttttggtttttcattGAAATAGTGGAGTGAAGTGTGaaatagtttattttctttccacaatTGTTACCCGCTTTCATGCAGTAAACTGTagttagcaaaaaaaaaaagtttgtacGCAGCAACCAAAATGTAGATAGGCAGAAAGATTTAAGTGTGCTTAGATAGCTGTGTCAGATTTATCTTCAGGTCACAAGACACTCTTTTAGAGCAACTTAGCTCTCCAGTCAGAGCTGTTTATTACTGAATGATAGATAGACCTGTCAGGGCTATTTATTACTGAATGATAGAAAGATCCATGTCATTTTTGTCATGTAATGCAAAGCTGTAATGTTAAAAGATATAGATATGCCAATAGCTGTTCTCAGTTAATGCAGATACAGATCTGAAATTCATATATTCATATACTTGAGTGTGTATTAGGTTTATTTCATACCTGGATCAGGTTTGATCAGGCCATTTCTCAAAATGTTGATAGAAGTAGATAAGAAACTAGTGTGAACTATCAGATCAAGTGAAAGCAGTTATTCTGGGATGCTCAAAACTAGACAAGGTGGTGTGAATATACTTAGAAAAAGAGGGTGTTGGTTCTTTCTTGTGTTATAGAAATTCCTGTGAAAGCAAGTAGTGGAAGAAGCACCAAAGGCTTTGCCTCACCCACCTCCATGAAGGAAAGCCAGGATTTCCAGAAAGGAGACATGAATGGTGAGGCACCTAAGCAGTCCTTGCTGTTGATGGTCACAATAAAGTCCTTGGAAGTGGCCATTAAAGAGCTGAGAACCTGTATGTAATTTGGAAAAAGTTACCAAGACAGATGACAGACTGCACTTAATGAAGATCTAGGATGTTGGGCTTTAgttgtgtgtgggtttttttgtggagtttttttttgtttgttttttggtttttttttgtgtgtttgtttgtttgtttggtttggttttttaatggagaaaaattaTCTACTCATGCACCAAGGAAATACTTAACACTACTAGCAGAAAGAAAGCTTGCTTATTGCTGAAGACGCATACAGCTGTGGCAAAAAATGCATGCTAGAATATAGTATGAGCAAAATAGTCTATCAGTTACTGGACTTCACCAGAAATAGAATGTGTTGTACAATTCAATATCTGAAAAGGAATTCCCCTAAAGTAGAAGGGTTTGAAGAAGGGCAGTAAAATGAGTAGGACACTGGGAAGACAAATACTGAGTCTTTATGAAACTGAGTAGTGAAACAAGTAGGAAACTAGAGGGCTCTTGTGCTGTGCTGTAGTACAAGAATAGAGGGACAAATAAATGAAACTGAATTGGAGTTACATTTGGACTGAACCACTATACTCCATGCTCAGAATTTGAGCTAATCAGAATGGAACATGAAGGGGCAGTGTCCTCACATCTGTCTCTCTCAGCAGCCTTTCTGCCTTCTGCAGAAATACCTGGTGTTGGCTGGTGTCAGAGGGCATTAAAAAGGATGGATTCCTGGTCTGATCCCATCTGAGTTAAAGTGCCAGCATCTAAGCTATTGAGAGGATAGCAAATGGCTTCCATTCataaaataagtatttgaaTGTGATAAGCCTTTTCCAGGGGAATGATCTTTCCTTGAGCAAATTACGTTATAAAGCAGTAAGGGATGTTACCAGTGTGTCGATTTCTTAGTAGCTGTCCAGTGCTGAAGGTTTGCCGTatgagggaagggaaagatCTGATCCTGTTGCTTGCTGACTAGATATTCTACAATAATTTCATCAGTTAAGTGAGCTGTGATATTAATTTACTGAAGTGACATTATATCAGATATTACTGTTGAGATGTTAAGCAGATATCTTGTAGTCAGTAATGTTTTTCAGTGCATGAGAGTCTAAGCCTTCTCTCTCTTGGTTTAGAGTCTGGCTGTGAAGTCCAAAGTCCTTCCAAAGGATGTTCAGTATTTGTAAAGCTTGTAGATGAAAGGCAAAGAAGCAAGCACTTCTGAAATTTGTTTGTGTGTCACTTTCTTCTGTATAAAGGAGAGATTTGGTTGAACAAGAGAATTCTCTCTACTTTTTGCTCTTAGGTAATAACCATTCAGACTTCAAAAGGGCTTTTCTTTGCCTAAATCATGGGGTAGCAGGAGCTGAAAATTACTTGGAAGTTTAATAGAAACAGTTCTTCTCAGATCCTGAAAGTACATATAAATGTTTGCATACCCATGAACAGCTACACATAtttgtatgtatgtgtgtgtatatgtacatGTACATGCAAAAATCCAACCAGACTGTCAGAAGAGGGGCACTCTAGCTACCTCAGTTTACTGTGTAAAGCTCATGGTGTCTCAGGTGCAGCAGAAATTCTGTCTTTGTCACCTTTTAATGAAGTAAGGTCTGACTAGGCTATATGTTGCTCTCACACATTCCTCTTTGCCACTTTGCCCCCATACTTCATGTTTTGGTAAACTTTTCCTAGCAGAGACTGGCCAGTCAGTACATTTTGTTTGCCAGAGCAAGCTGTTCTTGGAGCAAGAAGGGTATAGGCAATAAGAGGGAAAAGGCAAGGGGGATAGATTAGCTTTATACTAATGCTTTGAGACCTGAGTATTTTCTAGTCTTAAATGCATTGCTATGTTTAtattaaaagagaaagtaaGAAGTAAGCAACTTCAGGCTGGGGGATGGAAGGGATGATAAGACATGATACTTGCAAATTGGCAGAGGGATTTAGTAGGGTCTTTAATATAACTGAAGGAGTGATCACACAGCAGAAgtatgcatttaaaaatagcacTACAAACTGCATGCAGATTATGTAACAGGATTTTTCCATTACTGTGGTCTGGGTTATATTTATTTCAAGAGACATAATCTGATGTAGTTCACAGTACTGAAATGCAAAGCTGATAATTGAATAGTGGACAAGCGTTCAACAACTAGCTGCACATAAAAGACTTCACAAGAAACAGTTTCTATGATTTTTAGacttagaagaaaataaatctaagGCTAATATAGATAGGTCATGAGTTTGGATGGATATCTAGAAACATCTTCCTAGATGGATCATAATAGAAGCAGGTATCCTCTATTGATTCCTTTAATCTGAGGTAGTGTATTACAAGGTGTATGCTGCTAATGCTGGCCATGCTTGCAAGGAATGAGCAGGGTACCAAACCACAGAATCTGAAGCACCTTTGGACAACAGCTGGTAACCTCCACAGCTGTGTTAGTTGGGGCTGCCATGTGCCCAGTGTGAGATACCAGCCCACTCAGGACCCTGGGCAGCATGAGGCAGCAGAAGGAGGCTCTGAACATTCTGCcaccttctttctttcttgcccAGCCTCCTGAGGGGAAGCGCCTGTGTCCTGTAGTTTGAAATGTTAAGTgttgctgcctgtgccagggtcaccacacagcagctggtgaCAAAAGGCAGGATTCCTGAGATCTGTATGGGATGGTAGACAGGTACACCCTCTGAAGCTGAGAAAGATAAGGGCCACAGCAGGTTGGATTTCATCCCAAATGTGCTTGCAGTGCTGAAAAGAAAGTTGTCAAGGGTTCCCAAAAGGTAACAGCTGTGGCTATGTTGAATCCCAGCGCTATGTGCCAAAAAAACCAGCATGCACAGCTGTGTTGTGCAGGACATCCTGTTTACCATCCTGTTTTAATCCAGATCACTGTCTTATGGTTGTGCcttgctggagctgcacccaaAATGGGGATGGTAGCCAAGTGGTAGATGTATATGTAAGTGTTGTCTTTCCATTGCTATGAAGTTACAAGTCTTTAGAAAGGATATGATGTGGGAAAATGGCTGCTGCATAAGTGCTGTGTGTAATTAAGGTGATGTAGCTATGTAGCAGCTGTGGTGTAGGTAGGCTTGAGGCTTTTATACTTGGTACCATTAGTTTGTATCTATAGTATAGAATGTAGCAGAAGTGAATTTCCCTCTTggttctgccttttttcttggACGGGGTGGGGTGTATGCTGTAATAGCTATAGTGAGGGACATGCTAAGGTCACCACAGGGACTATTTCTGTACTTAACTCATTTCACACTCCAAGCCTTTCCAGATAAGCCTTTCCTTGGGCTGAAATAGCTTGTTTCTGATGTCCACTCACAAATTATCCTGcaatgaaaacagcaaaaaaagcaaaagccgatcttttgagattttaaaacagattttcccACTTGTGGTCTACCCAAATGGTCCCTTTGCTCAACACAAACATCTGTAACAAGGAGTGTGAAGCTGAACTGGGGGCTGTCCTCGCTATTCTGCTCAGAAGGAGAAGTACCCATTAATTTGAAATGAAGATTATTAAGAGCTGGGA
It contains:
- the MED6 gene encoding mediator of RNA polymerase II transcription subunit 6 → MAAVDIRDNLLGISWVDSSWIPILNNGSVLDYFSERSNPFYDRTCNNEVVKMQRMTLDHLNQMVGVEYILLHAQEPILFIIRKQQRQSPTQVIPLADYYIIAGVIYQAPDLGSVINSRVLTAVHGIQSAFEEAMSYCRYHPSKGYWWHFKDQEEREKAKPKAKKKEEPSSIFQRQRVDALLLDLRQKFPPRFVQQKPGEKPIPVDQIKKEPEPVPEAVKPEEKETVKNAQSAGAKGPPEKRMRLQ